A DNA window from Aspergillus nidulans FGSC A4 chromosome I contains the following coding sequences:
- a CDS encoding uncharacterized protein (transcript_id=CADANIAT00007007) — MTVAAPPVPPVHENGMNGSVSSHHVNMSLPRFHPIAMNPGQPGPTEAMMHGHQPYRHFPPPPMQEQAPSMPSGPPGPPTPNLASIDHIEARLRQLEHEEAARMAARSHLLAIRKREDEEFRRMTESAEVEEEELRRQRKRLKRESMGLYNSSVESPPLRPTPPRRLSETNAATTLAFLQQQKPQEPRNIAPPPPPQAHIPQPPHPQHMHHDSTGNGSIRRKQKYTIKNVEAWGERHGRPAAHDPTGRALWKRPSDGSLVYLTCPVAGCGKADFVTLHGFMCHLTKKHKDRSLGSQSRALEVCGVVYDPAAPLPPVSARHRASTEESRVDSAPTDPEVYPQDNEYYTGSDDESPGHSVVKTEATDRPLPPPGALLTPAEEQPPVAAPAPPKTNSSTRQSISSIIDREPETGPALREHDHSPFPPLYNTISKMEPTTPEEAELKARELKLKGELGENKENTEAK; from the exons ATGACCGTTGCTGCACCTCCAGTGCCTCCAGTGCATGAGAATGGCATGAACGGCAGCGTCTCTAGCCACCATGTCAACATGAGTCTGCCGCGGTTTCACCCCATTGCCATGAACCCTGGCCAGCCAGGGCCCACGGAGGCCATGATGCATGGCCATCAGCCCTATCGTCATTTcccaccaccgccgatgCAAGAGCAAGCCCCGTCAATGCCTTCCGGCCCTCCAGGGCCCCCGACGCCGAACCTAGCTAGTATAGATCACATCGAGGCTCGCCTGAGGCAACTGGAACATGAGGAAGCCGCTCGGATGGCAGCCCGTAGCCACTTACTTGCTATTCGAAAGCGAGAGGATGAAGAATTCCGTAGGATGACCGAGAGCGCCGAGGTAGAGGAAGAG GAACTGCGTAGGCAACGGAAACGACTGAAGCGGGAATCCATGGGCCTTTATAATTCAAGCGTTGAATCTCCTCCCCTCCGTCCCACGCCGCCGCGCCGTTTGTCAGAGACAAATGCGGCCACCACACTCGCCTTTCTCCAGCAACAGAAACCCCAAGAACCCCGAAATATCGCTCCTCCCCCACCGCCGCAAGCACATATTCCTCAACCACCTCATCCGCAACATATGCACCACGATTCCACGGGCAACGGTTCGATTCGACGGAAGCAGAAATACACTATCAAGAACGTGGAAGCCTGGGGCGAGCGCCACGGACGACCGGCAGCACATGACCCCACTGGACGGGCTCTCTGGAAGCGTCCTTCAGACGGCAGCCTGGTTTACCTCACATGCCCGGTGGCCGGCTGCGGCAAGGCCGACTTCGTAACGCTCCATGGCTTTATGTGCCATCTCACCAAGAAGCACAAAGATCGTAGCCTAGGCAGCCAGTCCCGGGCTCTCGAGGTCTGCGGCGTTGTTTACGACCCCGCCGCTCCCCTTCCACCTGTTTCCGCGCGCCACCGCGCCTCAACAGAGGAAAGCCGAGTCGACTCTGCGCCAACGGATCCGGAGGTGTATCCTCAGGACAACGAGTACTATACCGGATCGGACGATGAGAGCCCCGGCCACTCGGTAGTCAAGACCGAGGCCACAGACAGACCGCTTCCTCCCCCCGGAGCTCTCCTCACGCCGGCCGAGGAACAACCGCCGGTAGCGGCACCCGCACCCCCCAAGACGAACAGCTCCACGCGGCAGTCGATTTCTTCCATCATTGACCGTGAGCCTGAAACGGGACCTGCCCTCCGGGAACAC